A stretch of Geomonas oryzisoli DNA encodes these proteins:
- a CDS encoding TlpA family protein disulfide reductase, which yields MRIMILVAACLAFLTGCESNVDTKVGALAPAIAGVDINAEPVNLHRLKGKVVVVYFWTDSCCGENVKQLEPLYQRYSHDQFAMVAIAELCSQKDVAAYARKNGITFTMLADEGANLLKQYRVLGFPTVFILDRNGIIREKILGAIQADTLRKLVDRQFGKKSGDAGPAEVNRR from the coding sequence ATGAGGATCATGATTTTAGTGGCGGCGTGCCTCGCATTTTTGACCGGATGCGAGAGTAACGTCGACACAAAAGTCGGAGCACTTGCGCCGGCAATTGCAGGCGTTGACATCAATGCCGAGCCGGTGAATCTGCACCGGCTCAAGGGCAAGGTCGTTGTCGTTTATTTCTGGACGGATTCCTGCTGCGGCGAGAACGTCAAGCAACTCGAGCCTCTTTACCAACGGTACTCCCACGACCAGTTCGCGATGGTGGCTATCGCCGAGTTGTGTTCACAAAAAGACGTAGCCGCTTACGCCAGGAAAAACGGCATAACCTTTACAATGCTGGCGGACGAAGGGGCAAACCTGTTGAAGCAGTACCGGGTATTGGGCTTCCCGACAGTCTTCATCCTGGACCGGAACGGGATCATCCGGGAAAAGATTTTGGGAGCGATCCAGGCTGATACGCTGCGAAAACTCGTCGACCGGCAGTTCGGCAAGAAAAGTGGCGACGCCGGTCCTGCCGAGGTGAATCGGCGCTGA